GAAAAAATACATGATAACTTTACAAAATATCGCCACTTGTCCCTATCAAAACATGTACTTTTACATAGTATGTATTGAAAAGAATATTCTTTCAGGATGTTCTTTTAATGACCTAACGGAAGGAGGATGTCTTTCATGGGTTACGGATATGGAGCTGGTTTTGCTTTGATCGTAGTATTGTTTATTCTCCTTATTATTGTAGGAGTTGCTTTTGTAAGCTACTAAAAGCAAGTTACT
This Pseudalkalibacillus berkeleyi DNA region includes the following protein-coding sequences:
- a CDS encoding YjcZ family sporulation protein; its protein translation is MSFMGYGYGAGFALIVVLFILLIIVGVAFVSY